Part of the Cryptococcus neoformans var. grubii H99 chromosome 2, complete sequence genome is shown below.
TCCAGTGGGAGATCATGATGTCATGGCGAGACTTCAACCCACGTTGCACTGAGATATGTAGTGCGAGTTGCTGTTAACTTCTTATTTACTATGATCATTTATATAAACATCCATGCTGATGGTAGCGATGAACGTCAATGAATTCATTCAAAACTGTCGGCCCCAATATACTAAAGCAAAGCACGGATTAAAAATTATTCAGGAGCCAAAGACTATCAGGCGTGATGACTataaaagaagatgatgatggcacATACAAAGTTACGATGAGGCGGTGAGGAGGGAACGCATGGGGCACGAACAACAATACACGAGCATATAGGGATATGAATTTAAAGCATTGAAAATCGGAAATCATGGCAAGTTTGAAGCAATGTCCGCGCATAAATAAGCCCAGTTATCGGTaaagagagatggagctCGGAGTCGTCGGCAGTTACCAAGGCCACCAACTagatttcttcttctcgggTTGAGGATTGTACACCTTCTGCATCTCCTCGAGTAAAACTTCAAAAGCACCGGCTGTTTGCAAGCATCAGATACGACAATTTTATCTCTGTCCAGAGGATGTACTCACAGACATTGGCATTATCTTTGGCACTAGATTCTATGAAACCGGCGCGGAGTTTCTTTGCCAAAgcctcaccctcttccttcgtGACAGATCTATTCATATTTCTTAGTTGAGATCTGAGAGAAAGAACTGACTGAGCAAGGCACTTACCTTTCATCTCTTAGATCAGTTTTCTGCCCGACAATGACAAGGGGCACACTTTCTAGCCCTGCATAATCCAGGATCTTGTCATAGATTGTGGGCACCATGTCGAAGGACTGTCTGGAAGCGATGGAATATACAAGCATGTATCCATGGACTCCAACAGCATATTTGCCAGGGAACAAAGAGTATTCTTCCTGCGTTTGGATTATATCAGCCATAAAGAATACACTTCTACGTCCAGGATAC
Proteins encoded:
- a CDS encoding Ras family protein (overlaps another CDS with the same product name), which codes for MSSTSGPLKRKVVIMGSTSVGKTSLTQQYVAPPTYTASYYPTIEDTSHKIVKYKGADYDIEIVDSAGLEEYSLFPGKYAVGVHGYMLVYSIASRQSFDMVPTIYDKILDYAGLESVPLVIVGQKTDLRDERSVTKEEGEALAKKLRAGFIESSAKDNANVSGAFEVLLEEMQKVYNPQPEKKKSSWWPW
- a CDS encoding Ras family protein (overlaps another CDS with the same product name): MLPSYSFFESDNMSSTSGPLKRKVVIMGSTSVGKTSLTQQYVAPPTYTASYYPTIEDTSHKIVKYKGADYDIEIVDSAGLEEYSLFPGKYAVGVHGYMLVYSIASRQSFDMVPTIYDKILDYAGLESVPLVIVGQKTDLRDERSVTKEEGEALAKKLRAGFIESSAKDNANVSGAFEVLLEEMQKVYNPQPEKKKSSWWPW